From a region of the Streptomyces sp. B21-083 genome:
- a CDS encoding cation:proton antiporter — MTTNQVLIGVGLILVLAVGSQILADRLHIPGLIVLLPVGFTAGALIDDVDPEQLLGAAFSPLVSLAVAVILYDAGLGLDLARLKGHTRSVVVRLLWFGVLITGLLGTLLAAPLLDISRRAALMLGAILVVSGPTVVGPLLSFVRPKDRLQRILIWEGSLIDPVGGVLGALVFHAVVASSRHHLGSGLERFTASMGIGLAGGAAGAALLWVLFRVLRLGEVLGTTAQLAAVIGVAAFCDVLRDDTGLIAAVVMGLAVANLPSIDVPARRPFFETLVSLILGLLFISISATVTPHSLRHVWLPALGLAAFLVLVVRPLVALVSTAGTDLTGGERRFIGWMAPRGIVAAATASTFSAGLVAKGIGGASKILPATFVVIVATVTLYGLTASPVARRLGVVRLSRSRPLLVGGDPWVVDLGVALKTAGLEVLMWAGEEEQRERIRQAGIELAPGELLGAATGEAAELEGITAVYFLTAEDDFNALAAVLLRGSVEGTVHRLNEPADSHGAVAPFIGGEVLFGPDLTWPTFAHRYEEGAAVLGQPAGDALPPGSDLLFLVRRDGRLDPVTGGSAPLPRPGDTVVLLAPGRRGTESPSE; from the coding sequence GTGACGACGAACCAGGTGCTCATCGGTGTGGGCCTGATCCTGGTCCTGGCCGTCGGATCGCAGATCCTGGCCGACCGCCTGCACATCCCCGGCCTGATTGTCCTGCTGCCGGTCGGCTTCACCGCCGGCGCGCTGATCGACGACGTCGACCCCGAGCAACTGCTGGGGGCGGCGTTCTCACCGCTGGTATCGCTGGCCGTCGCCGTGATCCTCTACGACGCCGGCCTCGGGCTGGACCTGGCGAGGCTGAAGGGCCACACCCGCAGCGTCGTCGTCCGGCTGCTCTGGTTCGGCGTCCTGATCACCGGGCTGCTCGGCACGCTCCTCGCCGCGCCACTGCTGGACATCTCCAGGCGGGCGGCCCTCATGCTCGGCGCGATCCTCGTGGTCTCGGGGCCGACGGTCGTCGGACCGCTGCTCAGCTTCGTACGGCCGAAGGATCGGCTCCAGCGCATCCTGATCTGGGAAGGCTCCCTCATCGATCCGGTCGGCGGTGTCCTGGGCGCACTGGTCTTTCACGCCGTCGTGGCGAGCTCCCGTCACCACCTCGGCAGTGGCCTGGAGCGCTTCACCGCCAGCATGGGCATCGGACTGGCCGGGGGAGCGGCCGGGGCGGCTCTGCTGTGGGTGCTGTTCCGGGTACTGCGGCTCGGCGAGGTTCTCGGCACCACGGCGCAGCTTGCCGCGGTGATCGGTGTGGCGGCGTTCTGCGACGTCCTGCGCGACGACACGGGACTCATCGCCGCCGTGGTGATGGGCCTGGCCGTCGCCAACCTCCCCAGCATCGACGTACCAGCGCGTCGGCCCTTCTTCGAAACCCTGGTCAGTCTGATCCTCGGCCTGCTCTTCATCTCGATCTCGGCCACCGTCACCCCGCACTCGCTGCGCCATGTGTGGCTCCCCGCGCTTGGGCTCGCCGCCTTTCTGGTACTGGTCGTCAGGCCGCTGGTCGCGCTCGTGTCCACCGCCGGCACCGACCTGACAGGCGGTGAGCGGCGCTTCATCGGCTGGATGGCGCCGCGCGGCATCGTCGCGGCCGCGACGGCTTCGACGTTCTCGGCCGGCCTGGTGGCGAAGGGGATCGGTGGTGCGTCGAAGATCCTTCCGGCCACGTTCGTGGTCATCGTCGCGACAGTGACGCTCTACGGCCTGACCGCCTCGCCCGTCGCCCGGCGCCTGGGCGTCGTGCGCCTGTCCCGCTCGCGGCCCCTGCTGGTCGGCGGTGACCCCTGGGTGGTCGACCTGGGCGTGGCCCTGAAGACAGCGGGGCTGGAAGTGTTGATGTGGGCGGGGGAAGAGGAACAGCGCGAACGTATCCGGCAGGCGGGAATCGAACTTGCGCCCGGTGAGCTGCTGGGCGCCGCCACAGGTGAGGCCGCCGAGCTGGAGGGCATCACGGCGGTGTACTTCCTCACCGCCGAGGACGACTTCAACGCACTGGCGGCGGTGCTTCTGCGAGGCAGCGTGGAGGGTACCGTCCACCGCCTCAACGAACCGGCCGACAGCCACGGCGCGGTGGCGCCGTTCATCGGCGGCGAGGTTCTGTTCGGCCCGGATCTGACCTGGCCGACGTTCGCTCACCGGTACGAGGAGGGGGCGGCCGTTCTCGGGCAGCCCGCCGGAGATGCCCTACCGCCCGGCAGCGATCTGCTGTTCCTCGTACGCCGGGACGGCCGCCTCGATCCGGTCACGGGAGGCAGCGCACCACTGCCGCGACCGGGGGACACGGTCGTCCTGCTGGCCCCGGGCCGACGGGGTACCGAGAGTCCGTCGGAGTA
- a CDS encoding aldose 1-epimerase family protein — protein MLESRTGRQLTLRHGTHRAVIVELGAALRSYAVGERTVVDGFTEQDRITGGRGQILVPWPNRIRDGRYPWDGQDLQLPLDESAGGNAIHGLLRWVAWRVVEASDSRAVLEVPLWPQPGYPFHLRVRAEYALGENGLEVAVTARNLDASAAPYGFGQHPYVTAGTAVVDQAVLTVPARTWLRTDERGLPVAAEPVAGTEYDLRTPRAVGALRLDTPFGDLDRDADGRAVVRLAHPSGAVGTDVWLGEGADYVQLYTGDTLPPGERRRAVAVEPMTCPPDAFRSGTGLVTLAPGAQHTVRWGITPWEE, from the coding sequence GTGTTGGAGAGCCGGACCGGACGGCAACTGACCCTCCGTCACGGCACGCACCGTGCCGTCATCGTCGAGCTGGGCGCGGCCCTGCGGTCGTACGCGGTCGGTGAACGCACCGTGGTCGACGGATTCACCGAACAGGACCGGATCACCGGCGGGCGCGGCCAGATCCTGGTGCCGTGGCCCAACCGGATCCGCGACGGCCGGTACCCCTGGGACGGGCAGGATCTGCAGCTGCCGCTCGATGAGTCGGCCGGCGGCAACGCCATCCACGGGCTCCTGCGGTGGGTGGCGTGGCGGGTCGTGGAGGCGAGCGACAGCCGCGCCGTCCTGGAGGTTCCGCTGTGGCCGCAGCCGGGCTACCCGTTCCACCTCCGCGTCCGTGCCGAGTACGCGCTGGGCGAGAACGGACTCGAAGTCGCCGTCACCGCACGCAACCTCGATGCGAGCGCCGCGCCCTACGGCTTCGGCCAGCATCCCTACGTCACCGCGGGCACCGCCGTCGTCGACCAGGCGGTGCTGACCGTGCCCGCACGGACATGGCTGCGTACCGATGAGCGCGGCCTGCCGGTGGCCGCCGAGCCGGTCGCCGGGACCGAGTACGACCTGCGTACGCCACGAGCTGTCGGCGCGCTCCGGCTGGACACTCCGTTCGGCGACCTCGACCGGGACGCGGACGGCCGTGCCGTGGTGCGCCTGGCCCATCCGTCGGGTGCGGTCGGTACGGACGTGTGGCTCGGCGAAGGCGCCGACTACGTGCAGCTCTACACCGGCGACACCCTCCCTCCGGGGGAACGCCGTCGCGCGGTCGCCGTCGAGCCGATGACCTGCCCGCCGGACGCCTTCCGCAGCGGCACCGGGCTCGTCACCCTCGCCCCCGGCGCGCAGCACACGGTTCGCTGGGGGATCACGCCGTGGGAAGAATGA